From a region of the Impatiens glandulifera chromosome 4, dImpGla2.1, whole genome shotgun sequence genome:
- the LOC124935180 gene encoding homeobox-leucine zipper protein MERISTEM L1-like, which produces MWTSPNNNYMVQGQSSRMGSEQNQIRATIVMPGQGGSMSRAWMNHPYHHHHVHQQQHQETPQQQLLPGDKISTSMIWKIAMISMEEVVKMAEMGEPLWIPNRSDCGIGLKLNEDEYFRIFPIGFGPRPGSLYCESSRHSTTLNISSHSLLDIFMSLATWKCFFSAIVSKATCLEILSSGLSPGNYNGALQVISIETHAQTPFVPIRDNVLARYCRQVGEKKWAVVDVSLDIFREFNLVKSRKRPSGCIIEDTPNGFTNVTWIEHVEAQHVTGVHPIYKALVSSGLAFGAKRWLGILQSQTDRLFSVMSNTLPFSDINVAISTESKRSHTLLSERMVRIFNKGVRNVGNIIPYIGPNKIRVLKIRNTDIPGRPVGVILVATYSFWLNVPPITVFKFIQNQQTRSQWDVLTSSEQPVKEIFRIVIGRDSSSSISMLRLNPEVLVLQEENWDPMGAYIVYAPVDSTAVNLTLVGGDSDYVTMLPTGFVIGPDGLGNGSDGAGSLVTLSIQILVDSNPNIVVEQPSVDTLTNLLKSTVDSLMIALMNQ; this is translated from the exons ATGTGGACTAGTCCTAACAACAATTACATGGTCCAAGGGCAGTCTTCAAGAATGGGATCAGAACAAAACCAGATAAGAGCAACAATAGTGATGCCGGGACAAGGTGGTAGCATGTCTAGGGCCTGGATGAATCAtccatatcatcatcatcatgttcATCAGCAGCAGCACCAGGAGACACCACAGCAGCAGCTGCTTCCAGGGGATAAAATAAGCACGAGTATGATTTGGAAGATTGCAATGATATCCATGGAAGAGGTTGTTAAAATGGCCGAGATGGGGGAACCTCTGTGGATCCCAAATCGTTCTGATTGTGGTATCGGGTTAAAGTTGAATGAGGATGAGTATTTTCGGATTTTCCCCATAGGATTTGGACCTCGCCCTGGAAGTCTTTACTGCGAGTCATCTCGCCACTCCACCACCCTTAATATTAGTTCCCATTCTCTTCTAGATATTTTCATGAGTCTG GCTACTTGGAAGTGCTTCTTCAGTGCCATTGTGTCAAAAGCAACGTGTTTGGAAATCTTGTCGAGTGGATTGTCTCCAGGAAATTATAATGGTGCATTGCAAGtg ATCTCTATAGAGACGCATGCGCAGACTCCTTTTGTTCCTATCCGTGACAACGTGTTGGCAAGGTACTGCAGGCAAGTGGGTGAAAAGAAGTGGGCAGTGGTGGACGTTTCTCTTGACATATTTCGGGAATTTAATCTAGTGAAATCGAGGAAAAGGCCTTCCGGGTGCATAATTGAAGATACGCCCAATGGATTCACAAACGTGACATGGATAGAGCACGTTGAAGCACAACACGTGACTGGTGTTCATCCAATCTACAAGGCTCTGGTCAGTTCCGGGTTAGCTTTTGGCGCCAAACGTTGGCTTGGTATTCTCCAGAGCCAAACCGATCGTCTCTTCAGTGTCATGTCCAACACCCTTCCCTTTTCTGATATCAACGTGGCGATAAGTACGGAAAGTAAAAGGAGCCATACTTTGTTGTCTGAGAGGATGGTAAGGATCTTTAATAAGGGAGTGAGGAATGTTGGGAATATAATTCCATACATTGGCCCAAATAAAATTAGAGTTCTCAAGATCAGGAACACAGATATTCCCGGTCGTCCTGTAGGGGTCATCCTTGTCGCTACATATTCCTTTTGGCTCAATGTCCCGCCCATCACTGTCTTTAAATTTATCCAAAACCAACAAACAAGGAGTCAG TGGGATGTTCTTACATCTTCTGAACAACCAGTTAAAGAAATCTTCCGCATTGTGATTGGCCGAGATTCTTCTAGCAGCATATCTATGCTACGACTTAAT CCTGAAGTACTGGTCCTGCAAGAGGAAAATTGGGATCCAATGGGAGCGTACATTGTATATGCCCCGGTTGACAGCACGGCGGTGAACCTGACTTTGGTCGGAGGGGATTCCGACTACGTGACAATGCTTCCTACTGGTTTTGTGATAGGTCCGGACGGTCTGGGCAATGGAAGTGATGGGGCCGGCTCATTGGTAACTTTATCCATCCAGATTTTGGTTGATTCTAATCCCAATATTGTGGTTGAACAGCCATCTGTGGACACTCTTACTAATTTGCTAAAAAGTACCGTGGATAGTCTCATGATTGCCTTAATGAACCAGTAA